Part of the Sorghum bicolor cultivar BTx623 chromosome 1, Sorghum_bicolor_NCBIv3, whole genome shotgun sequence genome, TAGTCAATGTAGACAATAATTGGACAAATGAATTTAGTACATGCAAAACTTCTCCCTTTCTTGTACAAAGAGGATGGCGGCAAATGTCTTGTTTAGCCAGACGGGTGTTTCTCAGGATGCATATGACATATGAGTGATAGGTTAAGGGATGAATTCTGTGTGTTGACCTTGTGAGGGTTCTATTGCTTAAAAATGGTCAATTCATTTGTCAGGATGGGTAGTGTCCTTTAGTTAACACTCAATTATCCATTGAATAATTCTGTATGATTCCTAATTTAGCACTCATTCATGCTGCAATCAATTCAATATCAGACTTCATTTCACTTGTTTATTATTCTGAGTTATTATTCCTATATGCATATTTGCCTCATTCAGGTGCAGATGTACTTTCCTGTTCTATCACACTCAACTCGACTTGGCCTTGAGATATCTTTTTTTGAGCGAAAACCGTGGGGCAAAGCCCCCCGGCAATGGCCTTGAGATATTTGTTAAATGAAATCAGATATTGGCATACAAATAAAGGGAAAATAAAAAATTGTTACAATCACGGTATCAGGATCTATTTGCTTGGATTCCTTTCTTTCATGGTTTGGGAGCTAAGTTGCCAGACATGCCGTTAGGCCTGCTTCCTAGCTCTGACGTTGTTATCTTATAAATATGTTCTACAATTGTGTgacttctgtttttttttttctttcgggcTGAGCCCTGTGTGCTCAGTGTGGATGACAAGGGATGGGTTTCGTTGTCTAAATTTTGAAGTACTTGAAACTCTTGTAATTTTTGTTGCTTATCAGTAATGAAATTTGGTTCGACTGTAGTGGAAAAAATTTGTGTAAATTCTGTAGTTCTATTATCAAATAACGTATTGTGGAAGGAAGAGAATAGTTGTACAGAACCCCTCAGGAAAAAAATAAGGTGAGGGGCACAAAATGTGCACTTTATTTGCCTAATCAGTTAATCATAGCTTCCTCAACGTGTTCTGTAACCTGTCTTGCCCAGTTCTTTTTTGAATCCTTCTGGGGCATGGCTGTCTTAACATCGTGTGCTTCTTTTAGCTCTCTCTGTTGTTTCTTACATCAATTTTCCTCTTTCAGAAAttgaatatttttatttgtagtTTAGGCTGGTTTTGGGTGTTTTTTAGGAGGCAGTGAATATCTTCTACTGCCCTGCTTTACATCAAAATGTGCAGGAGTGTTTTTATAGAATGCCACATTAGCTTCATTATAATGTTGTGTTTGTTACATTTCTCATGTCACGCATTTATTCCCAATATCTAGTCTATTCTTCAGCCGACCAGGGTCACCTCTGCATCTGCTGTTTCATAAATTCATGGCAATTTTTAATGTTCTTATAATTGATAAACAACTGACATTTATATGAAATAATTTCTTTGCACCAGTCCTCATTCAGAAAATGGTAAACAAAAGCAAACAGCTAGAGGCAGTCAAATTCATTCAAGCTCTTAATATAGTGCACAAATACCCTTTGTTGCCTATTATGAGGTCGTACATTGATCATGCTGCAGTTGCTGGTAAGATGATCCGCATCAGGGGAGATGATCTTGCTACTCAGGTGCATCTCTGCTGCAGTATTGTTTACTATAAACATTATACAATCAAAGGTTATAGGCAGTTTTTGATTCCTAAATTCTCTTAACACTTTGGCAGAATGCAGCTGATGCAAAAGAGCGCACACTTCTTGGAACATTGCAGAAGTTCATTAAGGAACAGAAGCTAGAAGAACTGCCTATTTTTGAAGAAGCTAACAAGCGAATGGCACATTTGGATCAGCAAAGTGCTGAGAGAAAAAGAACTGCTGCAGCAGCGGCTGCGGCTGCCCAAAAGGTTAGTAAGAACATTGAGGAGCAGCAGAAAAAGATACAGGAGCTGATGCAGCCTGCTAAGAGACCAAGGCCCGAGAATGTGGTGCAAGGTTCATTAGGCCAGAATGTTAACCCAGCTAGAACCTCTACTCAACAATTTAAGCCAcagcatagcattcataaagCTGGAGTGTCAAATCAGTATCAAGCTGCTTTAACTCAGAATGTACTGCCAGCAATCAATCAGATTTCGCAGCTAGTTGCTGGGAGCCATCGTCCAGTTGGCATCCAAAATCAGGCCATTGCTGTTCCGCCTCAATATGGTAGTGGTAGCTTGGCAAGTTATTATGGAGTGACGTCCACCACGCCATACAGGTCCAGCACTCTAGCTCCTGGACCTGGTGCTTTGAATGGTCCAAGTGCGCAGGCATCATCAAGATCAAAGCTCTATTCTGGAGATCCCCTCGCGGCTGTCTCCCGATCATCAGATAAGAAGGGATCATCTTACAAATATTCTTTGTCTAGTATGTCAACTTATGATCATAAATGAAGATTTGTTTTGTCTGCCTCTGGACGAACCTGACAAACCTTGAAAGTTTGGGTTTCAGACCGAGCTCTGGTCCCCTTTGTAAATGCCAAGTCATTGTAGCTAACAAAGGTCCTTTTACAATATAAAGGATGTGGGTTTTTATCTAGAAGAGATTCTCCTATGGAGTCCGATAAATATTGTAGGAATTCTAACATATCTTCCGTCCATATGGGCACATTCTCTTTTATTCAATCTGAATCTGATTCATATGCCTTTTCTTGTGGTATACGGGAATGGTTGTTTCAGTCTCTGCAGTTTACGTTTTGAGGTTCTTCCCCTGCACTTGTATGCAGAAGGTCATATAATTTTTTTCCTGGTTATTCCCAAGAAAGTCAAGAGTGTTGGTCCTTCGATTTGCGGAGACACCCTGCAAGCATCTGATTGCGTTTGATTTTGTTAACagaatatgtatatatatatagcccttTGTTACTCTGCTGCTACGTTCTACATCTCAAATTCTGTGTACCTCTTTCCATTGCCATGGCATTTTAAGCTTAAGGGCGAGTTCAATCATTATTATTTCTGTAGTTCTTTCTTTGTTAACAAAGTATAATGTTGGTACTGCAGCACCTATGAATTTctctttataaaaaaataaattgtttGTTTCAATTTTAGTTGTGCTGTTTATGTGTCAACTCAGGAGGATTATATCGAATTTCTCACCGTAGGATTCATTTAGAGATTTGTGCCACCTCCTACGAGCTCTCCTTGTCAACTGAACTGACAGCCAAATTCAGTACACTCGGTTTGGTTCAGGGGGTTGGGGAGATACCAGGATGGCAAGGCAACGGGGGCGCGGCGGTGGTTTTCTTTAGCGTGTTAGAGCAAGTATTAATACAGCCAACTGCTGGGCTGTaagattttttttagttttttttagcccgttcatataatggttagctcatcactattaatacatagcCCACTTGTCTGTCTCAcagattttttttgatttttgtgtCTAAGCCGACTGTAAACTTATAGCCCGCTTTTACTCTCTTTCCTCTTCTTtttcctccacctcagcatttagctggtttacagcctgctataatacttgctcttagcgAGGGAACGGTCATTGGTAGATTTCGAGGATAAAATCTGTCATAAGATAGGTAGGATTTGCGTTTGGTTTTTCAAAGTATAACTGAATACTAATCCCGAATGCACAAACAACTTACAACCAAATCTGAACTGCCTAGAAAAATACTGTTAAAGACTAGATGCTAGGCGTCAGAGGCAGCTCAATTTCCACGTGTACTGCCCTCAGCTCCGCATGACCTTAACCGTCTGCTTAGTGTGCCCCTGATGACCTTTATCATATGTCGTGTGTGCCTCCATCGCTGTTAGGattttttttcaaatgaaattaaaaaatctaaaaactaaaaatatgTTTCAGCCCCTGCCGACTTGTTAAACTTTGCTTAGATATAAAATATTTGTAAATGTTTTTAAAATGTTTCCCAAATATTCGATGGCAAAAAAATAGATGTTAAAATCACAAGGTGGGAAAACTGCACTTTTTTTTACATGAATGAACTACTGACTCCTCTAAATAGAATAGGGGTAAATTTGCATGTTTTAAAGTTAAGGTAAAAAatcacaaaattaaataaataagaacAAAATCATAATTAAGCTTTGAGACAACGGTAGGAGGACGAGCCCCTAAAAAAGTATTAGGCGGAAACTAGTGTGATGCTCAAACAGTTCATAACAATATAAGGTCCTCTTTTGATGATGTGATCTCATGATTTAAAGTTTAGCCACTAGACTTTAGACTATTTTAACTCTTGATGAAGCTCCAAATATGAGCTCTAAAGTGTTGTCTATAGCTTAGCCATTCTCATAATACTTTAGACCAATGgtgaagctagagcaaattagagGAAGGTGCACCTAGTTTGTGGGTGCATAGACATCTTCCGTGAGAGTTATATGGTAAAATTTTAGACCCAATCATTGCTTCTATAATTTTTAGAGGGCGCATTTGCACCCCCTAATGACAATGTAGCTTCTCCCATGCTTTAGACTATATAAGTAACGAGCTAAAATAATCTGAAGTTTTAGTTCTTAATTTAGTTAACTAACTTTAGACCTCAGGCCCAAACTTTGTAGCTCACCACCTTTTCATTTAAAGCTTTGGTGCAGAAATGACACATACACAATAGTATCAATTTACTTCGACACCAACATAGCTTAACAGTGATGAAAAGTACGACAGAGACGCTAAACATTTTACCTTACAAATCAATCCGAACAAAAGTTGTTACCACATACTACTAGCTTTTGTATGGGAAACACAGAACCATAAAAAGTGCAACAGAGACGCTAAAACATTGGGTCTTACAAATCAATCCGAACAAAAGTAGTTACCACCACATTACCACATACTTCTAGTTTAAATTGGACGGGGAAAACAGAACCCATGGTAGCTAAGCTAGCATGATAGTACGTACACACAACCCTACAGACAGTGCAGACGAGCATGTACACACACAGCAATGACAGACAAAGGCCGTCCGCTTTGCGGCACGGCCTGGGAGGCTGGGACACCCTTCCCCTTGGCCAATTCATGTTGGACTACATGACAATGACATGCTTCTAAGACAACTACAGAACATCATCTCTCGGCTAGTAAAGCCTGGTTGCCTCTGGCCTGTGAATCAGCTTCCTGACGACCGCCATCACCCCTCGCGCGTGCATCTCGCGGTGGACCGCCGTCGGAAGCTTCTCGATCCGCCGCGCCAGCTCCCTCGCCTGCGCCGCCATGTGCTGCATTTGCACGCATGTAGACCACCAAATTAACAGCAATCCAGTCGTTGTCAGATAATAATCATCCAACTCCAAGTTTATGTATCAATCAAAagttcagaaccaaagcaattaaTGGGACAGCAACGACGACGATCGACTTACGTCCTTGGCCACGAGGAGCAGCTTGCTGACGACGTAGTTGGAGAAGCCGCCCCGCACGAGCCCGGCGAGGTCGTCGTCGCCCAGGGCGAGGAACGCGGTGAGCACGAGCTGCAGCGGCGCCAGCGAGCGCATATGGAGGAAGCACGACTCCACCACGTAGCTCCCGAACTGGTCCGACGACAGGCTCACCACGTCCGCCGCGACGCGCTCGGCGATGGCCACCTGGAGACGCTCGCCGCCGCACTCGATGACTCGCTGCAAGAAATAGTTGCTGCATGCGCGCCCCAGCGCATACACATGTTGTTTTTTTGTTATTAGTTGCATTCGATCGTGGGAAAGAACGAAGGTTCATTAATAGATTGATCACCGGACGTAATACCCGTATTGGCCGGTGGCGAGCACGGCGGTGTAGTCCAGGATGATCCTCTCGAGAGGCTCAACCTCCTTGTCTCTCGCATACACGAAGCATTGCGACAGGCATCTCGACCCAGAGGACGAGGAGAGCAGCTCGGCATAGTGCACGATGGCGAACCGGATCAGAATCTGACA contains:
- the LOC8081895 gene encoding FRIGIDA-like protein 1 isoform X2, producing MADATPSIPSAIASLQAYSTALSAFTAAWRAVETHASSLDSTLAARLAGYTELELICSAMDGAGLLAYLTEHRDELKEPARALDAALQVAPDPGLLVLSAAATFCRTPPEKAKNDGSVKASCRLLMALLDRLRAIGFKPSPEARDEARAVAADWKRGKRIGTEVMFKQETFAFLHLVGVFGLVEDVGGAGEVLDLVVSISGRERAVEAFLVLGLDLDQHMPIAGKMIRIRGDDLATQNAADAKERTLLGTLQKFIKEQKLEELPIFEEANKRMAHLDQQSAERKRTAAAAAAAAQKVSKNIEEQQKKIQELMQPAKRPRPENVVQGSLGQNVNPARTSTQQFKPQHSIHKAGVSNQYQAALTQNVLPAINQISQLVAGSHRPVGIQNQAIAVPPQYGSGSLASYYGVTSTTPYRSSTLAPGPGALNGPSAQASSRSKLYSGDPLAAVSRSSDKKGSSYKYSLSSMSTYDHK
- the LOC8081895 gene encoding FRIGIDA-like protein 1 isoform X1 translates to MADATPSIPSAIASLQAYSTALSAFTAAWRAVETHASSLDSTLAARLAGYTELELICSAMDGAGLLAYLTEHRDELKEPARALDAALQVAPDPGLLVLSAAATFCRTPPEKAKNDGSVKASCRLLMALLDRLRAIGFKPSPEARDEARAVAADWKRGKRIGTEVMFKQETFAFLHLVGVFGLVEDVGGAGEVLDLVVSISGRERAVEAFLVLGLDLDQHMPILIQKMVNKSKQLEAVKFIQALNIVHKYPLLPIMRSYIDHAAVAGKMIRIRGDDLATQNAADAKERTLLGTLQKFIKEQKLEELPIFEEANKRMAHLDQQSAERKRTAAAAAAAAQKVSKNIEEQQKKIQELMQPAKRPRPENVVQGSLGQNVNPARTSTQQFKPQHSIHKAGVSNQYQAALTQNVLPAINQISQLVAGSHRPVGIQNQAIAVPPQYGSGSLASYYGVTSTTPYRSSTLAPGPGALNGPSAQASSRSKLYSGDPLAAVSRSSDKKGSSYKYSLSSMSTYDHK